Proteins encoded by one window of Armatimonadota bacterium:
- the purB gene encoding adenylosuccinate lyase — MIARYTTSEMAELWSDGSKFDLWLEIEKLAAEVQAQHGMIPADAARRIRERAYVPDVERIHEVERTETHHDVVAFLRVVGETLGEDARYLHMGLGSSDVVDTATAVLLVRAADLLLAEVEETIRVLTALADRHRYTLMAGRTHGVQAEPTTFGLKVAVWVAEMQRNRDRLQRARETVRVGKISGEVGNYAHLPPWAEAYVCERLGLVPAPVSSQILQRDRHADYLCAIAVVGGTLEKIATEIRSLQRTEILEVEEPFAAGQTGSSAMPHKRNPVVCERIVGLARMLRANALAALENQALWGERDISHSSNERITLPGSTALLHYMLRKMRFVLAHLNVYPDRMRANLEGSGGLVYSHRVLLALIEHGMSREDAYRAVQSAALDVWQQPHRPPDALLRRLQDDPQVRGAIHQTDLAACLDPAPYLAHVDRILERIGIPKKEEATP; from the coding sequence GTGATCGCCCGTTACACGACCTCGGAGATGGCCGAGCTGTGGTCCGACGGTTCGAAGTTTGATCTGTGGCTGGAGATTGAAAAACTCGCCGCCGAGGTGCAGGCGCAGCACGGCATGATCCCCGCCGACGCCGCACGCCGGATCCGCGAGCGCGCCTACGTGCCGGACGTCGAGCGCATCCACGAAGTCGAACGGACGGAGACGCACCACGACGTCGTCGCGTTCCTGCGGGTGGTGGGCGAGACGCTGGGCGAAGACGCCCGCTACCTGCACATGGGGTTGGGTTCATCCGACGTGGTTGACACGGCCACGGCGGTGTTGCTCGTGCGCGCCGCCGACCTGCTGCTGGCCGAAGTCGAAGAGACGATCCGGGTGCTGACCGCACTCGCCGACCGGCACCGCTACACGCTGATGGCCGGGCGCACCCACGGCGTGCAGGCCGAGCCCACCACCTTCGGTCTGAAAGTGGCGGTGTGGGTCGCGGAGATGCAGCGCAACCGCGATCGTCTGCAGCGAGCGCGCGAGACGGTCCGCGTCGGCAAGATCTCCGGCGAGGTCGGCAACTACGCCCACCTGCCCCCGTGGGCTGAGGCGTACGTCTGCGAACGGCTGGGTCTGGTCCCGGCGCCGGTCTCCTCGCAGATCCTGCAGCGGGATCGGCATGCCGACTACCTCTGCGCGATCGCCGTGGTGGGCGGCACTCTGGAGAAGATCGCGACAGAGATCCGTTCGCTGCAGCGCACCGAGATTCTCGAGGTCGAAGAACCCTTCGCAGCGGGCCAGACCGGGTCTTCGGCGATGCCACACAAGCGCAACCCCGTCGTCTGCGAGCGGATCGTCGGACTGGCGCGGATGTTGCGGGCCAACGCGTTGGCGGCGCTGGAGAACCAGGCGCTGTGGGGGGAACGCGACATCAGCCACTCCTCCAACGAGCGGATCACGCTGCCCGGCAGCACCGCCCTGTTGCACTACATGCTGCGCAAGATGCGTTTCGTGCTGGCCCACCTCAACGTCTACCCGGATCGCATGCGTGCGAACCTGGAAGGCTCGGGGGGCTTGGTGTACTCGCACCGCGTCCTGCTGGCGCTCATCGAACACGGCATGTCCCGGGAGGACGCCTACCGCGCCGTGCAGTCGGCCGCCCTGGACGTCTGGCAGCAGCCCCACCGCCCGCCGGACGCGCTGTTGCGGCGGCTGCAAGACGACCCGCAAGTGCGCGGGGCGATCCACCAGACGGACCTGGCGGCCTGCTTGGATCCGGCCCCCTACCTGGCGCACGTCGATCGGATCTTGGAGCGCATCGGCATCCCGAAGAAGGA
- a CDS encoding adenylosuccinate synthase, with translation MPGGPRPAQGAVTAVVGLHWGDEGKGKVIDALAQQARLVVRFNGGANAGHTIVNEWGTFRLHLIPSGIFNPGCRNLIGPGCVVNPDVLLGEVADLERRGLLRGTLLVSDRAHLTFPHHVAIDELEERARGEAAHGTTRQGIWPSYTDKVARVGIRVGDLFDREFLEEQLETVVRRRGPLLGALYGGPPLELGSLRERCRRWADALRPYVADGLQVVSEALAAGEDVLLEGHLGAMRDVDWGVYPYVTSSTTLAGGACSGTGIPPHRITRIVGVVKAYTTAVGAGPMPTEETGEIGARMRQIGEEYGATTGRPRRCGWFDGVAASFASRLNGCTELALMKLDVLSAFDPVRICVAYDDGGRSLTTMPTTPVLRRVRPVYDEMPGWRRSIAGVTRYRDLPEGARRFVERVQELCGAPVTMIGTGPRREQAIHTPGGVL, from the coding sequence ATGCCAGGTGGACCCCGACCGGCGCAGGGGGCGGTCACCGCGGTGGTCGGCCTCCACTGGGGCGACGAGGGCAAGGGCAAGGTCATCGATGCCCTCGCCCAGCAGGCGCGGCTGGTCGTGCGCTTCAACGGCGGCGCCAACGCCGGCCACACGATCGTCAACGAGTGGGGCACGTTCCGGCTGCACCTGATCCCATCGGGGATCTTCAACCCCGGATGTCGCAACCTGATCGGCCCCGGGTGCGTGGTCAACCCGGACGTCCTGCTCGGTGAGGTGGCCGACCTGGAGCGACGCGGTCTGCTGCGCGGCACGCTGCTGGTGTCGGATCGTGCGCACCTCACCTTTCCCCATCACGTCGCGATCGACGAACTGGAAGAACGGGCCAGGGGTGAGGCCGCACACGGGACCACGCGCCAGGGGATCTGGCCGTCGTACACCGACAAGGTCGCGCGCGTGGGCATACGGGTGGGCGACCTCTTCGACAGGGAGTTCCTCGAAGAGCAACTCGAAACCGTCGTCCGGCGGCGCGGTCCGCTGCTGGGTGCACTGTACGGTGGGCCGCCGCTGGAGCTGGGCAGCCTGCGGGAACGGTGCCGGCGGTGGGCCGACGCGCTGCGCCCGTACGTCGCCGACGGCCTGCAGGTTGTCTCCGAAGCCCTGGCCGCCGGGGAGGACGTACTCTTGGAAGGACACCTCGGCGCGATGCGCGACGTCGACTGGGGGGTTTACCCCTACGTCACGTCGTCGACGACGCTGGCCGGCGGAGCGTGTTCTGGTACGGGGATCCCTCCCCACCGCATCACGCGCATCGTCGGCGTCGTCAAGGCCTACACGACCGCGGTCGGAGCGGGCCCGATGCCCACGGAGGAGACCGGTGAGATCGGTGCGCGCATGCGCCAGATCGGCGAGGAGTACGGCGCGACCACCGGGAGGCCGCGGCGCTGCGGGTGGTTCGACGGGGTGGCCGCCAGTTTTGCGTCGCGCCTGAACGGCTGCACCGAGCTCGCCCTGATGAAGCTCGACGTGCTGAGCGCGTTCGATCCGGTGCGCATCTGCGTGGCGTACGACGACGGCGGACGATCCTTGACGACCATGCCGACGACGCCCGTGTTGCGGCGGGTGCGGCCCGTCTACGACGAGATGCCCGGCTGGCGCCGGTCGATCGCGGGCGTCACCCGGTACCGCGATCTGCCCGAGGGCGCGCGCCGCTTCGTCGAGCGGGTGCAGGAGCTGTGCGGCGCGCCGGTGACGATGATCGGAACCGGGCCGCGGCGCGAGCAGGCGATCCACACGCCGGGGGGTGTGCTGTGA
- the purE gene encoding 5-(carboxyamino)imidazole ribonucleotide mutase yields the protein MSRPVVGIVMGSDSDLPVMRETAAVLQRLDVPFEITVASAHRSPERAAEYARTAAARGLRVIVAAAGGAAHLAGVMAAHTTLPVVGVPLAGPTLGGLDALLSTAQMPPGVPVGTMAIGGWGAQNAGWFAAQVLALSDPALASRLQEHKAAMARAVEDKARRVTEAL from the coding sequence ATGAGTCGACCGGTCGTGGGCATCGTGATGGGCAGCGACTCCGATCTTCCGGTCATGCGGGAGACCGCCGCGGTGCTGCAACGTCTGGACGTGCCGTTTGAGATCACGGTCGCCTCTGCGCACCGCTCGCCCGAACGCGCCGCGGAGTACGCGCGCACCGCCGCCGCCCGAGGACTGCGGGTCATCGTCGCCGCGGCAGGCGGGGCCGCGCACCTGGCCGGTGTGATGGCCGCCCACACCACCCTGCCTGTCGTGGGCGTCCCGCTCGCAGGTCCGACCCTGGGCGGACTGGACGCGCTGCTGTCGACCGCCCAGATGCCCCCGGGGGTCCCGGTGGGGACGATGGCGATCGGCGGGTGGGGTGCACAGAACGCCGGATGGTTCGCCGCGCAGGTGCTGGCGCTGTCCGACCCCGCCCTGGCCTCGCGCCTGCAGGAGCACAAGGCCGCGATGGCGAGGGCGGTCGAAGACAAGGCGCGCCGAGTGACGGAAGCGCTGTGA